In the Sphingomonas sp. LM7 genome, one interval contains:
- a CDS encoding carotenoid oxygenase family protein — MDFNRRQLLGAGALGAASMLLPPEKLFAAMLPADWTLGVADVETDMAPRSMRRVHGRAPADFKGVLYRNGPAKFRRAGSNATHWFDGDGLVRRFAIDDGEARLAARFVDTDKRRQETKADAIILPGFGTPQRAGAVVTGPDSANAANTSVMMAGDQLWALWESGSAYALDPDSLATIGPRVLRPDLAQMPFLAHPRVEPDGTVWNLGLSGARAMVWKLRADGSLIAASPLKLPRASYIHDFTTTARHLVIVLQPWVQVRHAMPYSAMFDWRPETGTQVMVVDKDDLTRSRIFELPAFSFFHLGDAWEESDGTIRFDGCVSENPAFAMTEAADLLVGHARVSPPPVLAMVALHADGRGELARTGIKAEFPQNDRRRSGLSRRFTAFAGLYNAERPLARGVGLFDWAKGSARSYDFGARQLVEEFLFVPRGADEGDGWLIGTTVNLDAKATELHMLDARRIEAGPVATWRADVALPVGFHGTFRRG, encoded by the coding sequence ATGGATTTCAATCGCCGCCAGTTGCTGGGTGCCGGAGCCCTGGGCGCGGCTTCGATGCTGCTCCCGCCCGAGAAGCTGTTCGCGGCGATGCTGCCGGCCGACTGGACGCTGGGCGTCGCCGATGTCGAGACCGACATGGCGCCGCGGTCGATGCGCCGGGTCCATGGCCGCGCGCCGGCGGACTTCAAGGGCGTGCTCTATCGCAACGGCCCGGCCAAGTTCCGCCGCGCCGGGAGCAACGCGACGCATTGGTTCGACGGCGACGGGCTGGTCCGCCGCTTCGCAATCGACGACGGCGAGGCGCGGCTGGCGGCGCGGTTCGTCGATACCGACAAGCGCCGGCAGGAGACCAAGGCCGACGCGATCATCCTGCCCGGCTTCGGCACGCCGCAGCGGGCAGGGGCGGTGGTCACCGGCCCGGACTCGGCCAATGCCGCGAATACCAGCGTGATGATGGCGGGCGACCAGCTCTGGGCATTGTGGGAAAGCGGGTCGGCCTATGCGCTCGATCCCGACAGCCTCGCGACGATCGGGCCCAGGGTATTGCGCCCCGATTTGGCGCAGATGCCGTTCCTTGCGCATCCGCGGGTCGAGCCCGACGGGACGGTGTGGAATCTGGGGCTCTCCGGCGCGCGGGCGATGGTGTGGAAGCTGCGCGCCGACGGCAGCCTGATCGCGGCGAGCCCGCTCAAGCTGCCGCGCGCGAGCTATATCCATGATTTCACCACCACCGCGCGGCACCTCGTCATCGTGCTCCAGCCCTGGGTGCAGGTGCGGCACGCTATGCCCTATTCGGCGATGTTCGACTGGCGGCCCGAGACGGGAACGCAGGTGATGGTGGTCGACAAGGACGATCTGACCCGCAGCCGGATCTTCGAGCTGCCGGCGTTCAGTTTCTTTCATCTCGGCGACGCCTGGGAAGAAAGCGACGGCACGATCCGTTTCGACGGCTGCGTATCGGAGAACCCCGCGTTCGCGATGACGGAAGCGGCGGACTTGCTCGTCGGGCATGCGCGCGTCTCCCCGCCGCCGGTGCTGGCGATGGTGGCGCTGCACGCCGATGGGCGCGGCGAGCTGGCGCGAACCGGGATCAAGGCCGAGTTCCCCCAGAACGACCGGCGCCGTTCGGGGCTGTCGCGGCGGTTCACGGCCTTTGCCGGACTGTACAATGCCGAGCGGCCGCTGGCGCGCGGGGTGGGGCTGTTCGACTGGGCGAAGGGCAGCGCGCGCAGCTATGATTTCGGCGCGCGGCAACTGGTCGAGGAATTCCTGTTCGTGCCGCGCGGCGCGGACGAGGGCGATGGCTGGCTGATTGGAACGACCGTCAACCTCGATGCGAAGGCGACCGAGCTGCATATGCTCGACGCGCGGCGAATCGAGGCGGGGCCGGTGGCGACGTGGCGCGCCGATGTCGCGTTGCCGGTGGGGTTTCACGGGACTTTCCGCCGGGGATGA
- a CDS encoding phosphatase PAP2 family protein: protein METPSPDPVVSLGEENRASRRIPWPIVVLAAVAVLLGLLWFGHEIMEGDAAELDRAIILALRVPGHPELPIGPHWLPSAVRDITALGSSTVLTLVVIVTATFLALRRRFRQALLVIGATALGGVAVTVIKVLIARARPDIVQQLMDEASHSFPSGHAANSAIVYLTLATLLFPVVRGWRMRGFVLAVAMLLVGLIGVSRIYLGVHWPSDVLAGWAFGSCWALLWWGLELRLFRSNPTSR from the coding sequence ATGGAGACTCCGTCCCCCGATCCCGTCGTATCGCTCGGCGAAGAGAATCGCGCTTCGCGCCGCATCCCTTGGCCGATTGTCGTCTTGGCGGCGGTGGCAGTGCTCCTCGGCCTGCTCTGGTTCGGCCACGAGATCATGGAAGGCGACGCCGCCGAGCTCGATCGCGCGATCATCCTCGCGCTGCGCGTTCCCGGTCACCCCGAACTGCCGATCGGCCCGCACTGGCTGCCCTCGGCGGTCCGCGACATAACCGCGCTCGGCAGCTCGACGGTGCTGACCCTCGTCGTCATTGTCACAGCGACCTTCCTCGCGCTGCGCCGCCGCTTCCGCCAGGCGCTGCTCGTGATCGGCGCGACGGCGCTCGGCGGAGTCGCAGTGACGGTGATCAAGGTGCTGATCGCCCGCGCCCGCCCCGACATCGTCCAGCAACTGATGGACGAAGCCTCGCACAGCTTTCCCAGCGGCCACGCCGCCAACAGCGCGATCGTCTATCTTACGCTGGCGACCTTGCTGTTCCCGGTGGTCCGCGGCTGGCGGATGCGCGGCTTCGTGCTGGCCGTGGCAATGCTGCTGGTCGGGCTGATCGGTGTGAGCCGCATCTATCTAGGCGTCCACTGGCCCAGCGACGTCCTCGCCGGCTGGGCCTTCGGCAGCTGCTGGGCGCTGCTGTGGTGGGGGCTGGAGCTGCGGTTGTTCCGATCAAACCCTACCTCGCGCTAG
- a CDS encoding L-threonylcarbamoyladenylate synthase: protein MPLLSSCFLRYSAREVSPTNPRILPYGTAAIAEAAMLIRAGGCVAVPTETVYGLAANALDSQAVAGIYEAKGRPSFNPLIVHVPDLEAAEIIAVFDDAARMLAQRFWPGPLTLVLPVRREAGIAALVTAGLETIAIRVPDHRAMQALLDASGVPLAAPSANASGSISPTRAAHVAASLAGRIPLVIDDGPTSAGIESTIVRGREILRPGPLSQADLFPGEARGSVPQRSEGITAPGQLDSHYAPGKPLRLNATIRQDGEWLIGFGAVPGDDTLSIRGDLVEAAANLFDALHRADGSDGVAIAVAPVPDTGIGVAINDRLKRAAFPR, encoded by the coding sequence ATGCCTCTCTTGTCGTCTTGTTTCCTGCGCTATAGCGCCCGGGAAGTGAGCCCGACAAATCCCCGCATCTTACCCTACGGCACCGCGGCTATCGCCGAAGCCGCGATGCTGATTCGCGCCGGGGGATGCGTCGCGGTGCCCACCGAGACGGTGTACGGACTCGCCGCGAACGCGCTCGATTCGCAGGCGGTGGCGGGGATCTACGAAGCAAAGGGGCGACCCAGCTTCAATCCGCTGATCGTGCATGTCCCCGATCTGGAGGCGGCGGAGATCATCGCAGTGTTCGACGACGCCGCGCGGATGCTGGCGCAGCGTTTCTGGCCGGGGCCATTGACGCTGGTGCTGCCGGTGCGGCGCGAGGCGGGGATCGCTGCGCTGGTGACCGCGGGGCTGGAGACGATCGCGATCCGGGTGCCCGATCACCGTGCGATGCAGGCGCTGCTCGATGCGAGCGGGGTGCCGCTGGCCGCCCCCTCCGCCAACGCCAGCGGATCGATCTCGCCGACGCGGGCGGCGCATGTCGCGGCGAGCCTGGCGGGGCGGATCCCGCTGGTGATCGACGACGGGCCGACCAGCGCGGGGATCGAATCGACGATCGTGCGGGGACGCGAGATTTTGCGGCCGGGGCCGCTGTCGCAGGCCGATCTGTTTCCCGGCGAGGCGCGCGGTTCGGTGCCGCAACGCTCCGAAGGGATCACTGCGCCCGGCCAACTCGACAGCCATTATGCGCCGGGCAAGCCGCTGCGCCTGAACGCGACGATCCGGCAGGACGGCGAATGGCTGATCGGCTTCGGCGCGGTACCGGGGGACGACACGCTGTCGATCCGCGGCGACCTGGTCGAGGCGGCGGCGAATCTGTTCGATGCGCTGCACCGGGCGGATGGGTCGGACGGTGTGGCGATCGCCGTGGCGCCGGTGCCGGATACCGGGATCGGGGTGGCGATCAACGATCGGCTGAAGCGGGCGGCGTTTCCGCGATAG
- a CDS encoding DUF2721 domain-containing protein has product MAGPYLSTVADTIQSAIAPVFLLAGIGAILNVMVGRLARIVDRARNLEEIHPRSTGPEHDRHVWELRLIDRRISVINQAIFLCVSSALATCFVVALMFVSRLFGLHVGAIVAVAFVVSMLLLMAGLIYFLIEVRMSLGAIHVREELLELDSK; this is encoded by the coding sequence ATGGCAGGACCCTATCTCTCCACCGTGGCCGACACGATCCAGAGCGCGATCGCACCGGTCTTCCTGCTCGCGGGTATCGGCGCGATCCTCAACGTGATGGTCGGGCGCCTCGCGCGCATCGTCGATCGCGCGCGCAATCTGGAGGAGATCCACCCGCGCTCGACCGGGCCCGAGCATGACCGCCATGTCTGGGAACTCCGCCTGATCGACCGTCGCATCTCGGTGATCAACCAGGCGATCTTCCTGTGCGTGTCCAGCGCGCTCGCCACCTGCTTCGTCGTCGCGCTGATGTTCGTCTCGCGGTTGTTCGGCCTGCATGTCGGCGCGATCGTCGCGGTGGCCTTCGTCGTCTCGATGCTGCTGCTGATGGCCGGGCTGATCTATTTCCTGATCGAAGTCCGCATGTCGCTCGGTGCGATCCACGTCCGCGAGGAATTGCTCGAGCTCGACAGCAAGTGA
- the galE gene encoding UDP-glucose 4-epimerase GalE — translation MRDGTVLVTGGAGYIGSHAVLALLDAGWKVVVVDNLVTGFDWAVDKRAKLVVANIEDEATIRATMRDEGVVAVMHFAGSVVVPESVSDPLKYYRNNTVASRSLIESAVASGVKHFIFSSTAATYGIPEKVPVSEDSPKVPINPYGMSKLMTEFMLRDVAAAHPINYAALRYFNVAGADPQGRSGQSTAGATHLIKIAAEAATGKRSAVSVFGTDFATEDGTGVRDYIHVTDLAAAHVDALDLLIARPQESHTMNAGYGRGFSVLQVLDAVDRVTNRTIERKLEGRRAGDPDALVADNSKILSTLPWRPKHDDLEGIVKDALAWERSLAERQG, via the coding sequence ATGCGCGACGGTACGGTGCTGGTGACGGGCGGTGCGGGCTATATCGGCAGCCATGCGGTGCTGGCGCTGCTCGATGCGGGATGGAAGGTCGTGGTGGTCGACAATCTCGTCACCGGGTTCGACTGGGCGGTCGACAAGCGCGCCAAGCTGGTGGTCGCCAATATCGAGGACGAGGCCACGATCCGCGCGACGATGCGCGACGAAGGCGTGGTCGCCGTGATGCACTTCGCCGGATCGGTAGTGGTGCCGGAGTCGGTTTCCGATCCGCTAAAATATTACCGCAACAACACCGTCGCCAGCCGCTCGCTGATCGAGAGCGCGGTGGCATCGGGGGTGAAGCATTTCATCTTCTCGTCGACCGCGGCGACTTATGGCATCCCGGAGAAGGTGCCGGTGTCGGAGGACAGCCCCAAGGTGCCGATCAACCCGTACGGCATGTCCAAGCTGATGACCGAGTTCATGCTGCGCGATGTCGCCGCGGCGCATCCGATCAATTACGCCGCCTTGCGTTACTTCAACGTCGCCGGCGCCGATCCGCAGGGCCGCAGCGGGCAATCGACCGCGGGCGCGACGCACCTGATCAAGATCGCGGCGGAGGCGGCGACGGGCAAGCGATCGGCGGTGTCGGTGTTCGGCACCGATTTCGCGACCGAGGACGGCACCGGGGTGCGCGACTATATCCACGTCACCGATCTCGCCGCGGCGCATGTCGACGCGCTCGACCTGCTGATCGCGCGACCGCAGGAGAGCCACACGATGAACGCGGGCTATGGCCGCGGCTTTTCGGTGCTCCAGGTGCTCGACGCAGTCGACCGGGTGACCAACCGGACGATCGAGCGCAAGCTGGAGGGCCGCCGTGCGGGCGATCCCGACGCGCTGGTGGCGGACAACAGCAAGATCCTCAGCACGCTGCCGTGGCGGCCCAAGCACGACGATCTCGAAGGCATCGTCAAGGATGCGCTGGCCTGGGAGCGGTCGCTAGCCGAGCGCCAGGGCTGA
- a CDS encoding acyl-CoA dehydrogenase translates to MFTPATAEQRFVLEHIVRLAEISPEAGEMMDPVLEGAGEFAAGEWAPLERLGDTEGPKWSENGVTMPAGYADAYKAYVEGGWGTIGSPEAFGGQGLPVSLSIAVLETLGTANMGFALAPILTVGAIEALAHHGTPEQQAFYLPKLATGEWTGTMNLTEPQAGSDVGALKSKAEPVGDGTYRIKGTKIFISFGDHDMADNIVHLVLARTPDAPAGTKGLSLFLVPKVRTDGTFNDVRVVSIEHKMGLHASPTCVLSFGDHDDCIGELIGGEMGGIRAMFTMMNNARLNVGLQGVQVAERATQRAVAYARDRIQGVRADAPAAIVEHPDVRRMLLRMKAQTQAARALVYYAFGQLDRGHAGDAAAKARVELLTPLAKAHGTDLGNEVASLGVQVHGGMGYIEETGAAQHFRDARITPIYEGTNGIQAADLVGRKLSMDNGGTLLGLLAQMRDEAEDGELLRLIDACEEVARNLLSSDTDDRLAASYPFLTMLSVAVCGWLMEESGRIAARSEGDPVFLKMKAATARFYVEQIVPEAMGLKAAAMAKADVLYSIDAEAFAA, encoded by the coding sequence ATGTTCACCCCCGCCACCGCCGAGCAGCGTTTCGTGCTGGAGCATATCGTCCGCCTCGCCGAGATCAGCCCCGAGGCCGGCGAAATGATGGACCCGGTGCTCGAAGGCGCAGGAGAATTCGCCGCCGGCGAATGGGCGCCGCTCGAACGCCTCGGCGACACCGAGGGGCCGAAGTGGAGCGAGAACGGCGTGACGATGCCCGCTGGGTACGCCGATGCCTACAAGGCCTATGTCGAGGGAGGCTGGGGCACGATCGGCTCGCCTGAGGCTTTCGGCGGACAGGGCCTGCCGGTCAGCCTGTCGATCGCCGTGCTCGAGACGCTCGGCACCGCCAATATGGGTTTTGCGCTCGCGCCGATCCTTACCGTCGGCGCAATCGAGGCGCTGGCGCACCACGGCACCCCCGAGCAACAGGCATTCTATCTGCCGAAGCTCGCGACCGGCGAATGGACCGGGACGATGAACCTCACCGAGCCGCAGGCGGGCAGCGATGTCGGCGCGCTCAAGTCCAAGGCCGAGCCGGTCGGCGACGGCACGTACCGGATCAAGGGCACCAAGATCTTCATCAGCTTCGGCGACCACGACATGGCCGACAACATCGTCCACCTCGTCCTCGCGCGCACCCCCGATGCGCCCGCGGGCACCAAGGGGCTGTCGCTGTTCCTCGTCCCCAAGGTCCGGACCGACGGGACGTTCAACGACGTCCGCGTCGTGTCGATCGAGCACAAGATGGGGCTCCACGCCTCGCCGACCTGCGTGCTGAGCTTCGGCGATCATGACGATTGCATCGGCGAGCTGATCGGCGGCGAGATGGGCGGCATCCGCGCGATGTTCACGATGATGAACAACGCGCGCCTGAACGTCGGCCTGCAGGGCGTCCAGGTCGCCGAGCGCGCCACCCAGCGCGCGGTGGCCTATGCCCGCGATCGTATCCAGGGCGTCCGCGCCGACGCACCTGCCGCGATCGTCGAGCATCCCGACGTGCGCCGCATGCTGCTGCGCATGAAGGCGCAGACCCAGGCGGCGCGCGCGCTGGTCTATTATGCGTTCGGCCAGCTCGACCGCGGCCATGCCGGCGATGCCGCCGCCAAGGCCCGGGTCGAATTGCTCACGCCGCTCGCCAAGGCGCACGGCACCGATCTCGGCAACGAAGTCGCGTCGCTGGGCGTCCAGGTCCATGGCGGCATGGGCTATATCGAGGAGACCGGCGCCGCCCAGCATTTCCGCGACGCCCGCATCACTCCGATCTACGAAGGCACCAACGGCATCCAGGCCGCCGATCTGGTCGGCCGCAAACTCAGCATGGACAATGGCGGCACGCTGCTCGGCCTGCTCGCGCAGATGCGCGACGAGGCCGAGGACGGCGAACTGCTCCGCCTGATCGACGCCTGCGAGGAAGTCGCCCGCAACCTGCTGTCGTCCGACACCGATGACCGTCTCGCCGCGAGCTATCCCTTCCTGACGATGCTCTCGGTCGCGGTGTGCGGCTGGCTGATGGAAGAAAGCGGCCGCATCGCCGCGCGCTCGGAGGGCGATCCGGTGTTCCTCAAGATGAAGGCCGCCACCGCCCGCTTCTATGTCGAGCAGATCGTCCCCGAGGCGATGGGGCTCAAGGCGGCCGCGATGGCCAAGGCCGACGTTCTCTACTCGATCGACGCAGAGGCCTTCGCGGCCTGA
- a CDS encoding amidase: MRTGLLALALIAGAPAAAQDIVIRELPSTVAAFQEKSIDAQQAMMASGQLSSAQITELYIERIKILDQAGPNLRSVIAISPNAIEQARASDARRKAGKLKGPLDGIPVLIKDNIDTRELPTTAGSLALADNWTRRDAPMVALLRAQGAVILGKTNLSEWANIRSNNSMSGWSAVGGLVRNPYALDRSACGSSSGSGAAVAASLAAVAVGTETDGSVVCPAAMNGLVGLKPTLGLVSRTHVVPISHSQDTPGPMARSVKDAAILFSAIVGSDPRDAATAEADRYRKDFAAGLSADALKGMRVGYWKPEMDGDLAARFDRALDELRAAGAVLVEVKMPELKGLGDAEGEVLYTELKDDLAAYLATTSAKVRTLADVIAFNEANKAAEMPFFGQESFLKAEKTRGTGDPEYLGARAKSLRLAGVEGIDAMLKAGNVQLLVTPTYGTPWLSDPAHGDQFTGPSASQLPAVSGYPHLTVPMGLVDGLPAGLSFIGTAYSDGLLLHAGYAYEQATKARVAPRYLPTVAVDLGSQRPR, from the coding sequence ATGCGGACGGGGTTGCTGGCACTGGCATTGATCGCGGGTGCGCCCGCGGCGGCGCAGGACATCGTGATCCGCGAGCTTCCTTCGACTGTCGCCGCGTTCCAGGAGAAGTCCATCGACGCGCAGCAGGCGATGATGGCGTCGGGCCAGCTGAGCAGCGCGCAGATCACCGAACTCTATATCGAGCGGATCAAGATACTCGATCAAGCCGGCCCGAATTTGCGTTCGGTGATCGCGATCTCGCCCAATGCGATCGAGCAGGCGCGGGCCAGCGATGCGCGGCGCAAGGCCGGCAAGCTCAAGGGGCCGCTCGACGGCATTCCGGTGCTGATCAAGGACAATATCGACACCAGGGAGCTGCCGACCACGGCCGGCAGCCTTGCGCTCGCCGACAACTGGACGCGGCGTGACGCGCCGATGGTGGCGCTGCTGCGGGCACAGGGCGCGGTGATCCTCGGCAAGACCAATCTCAGCGAATGGGCGAACATCCGATCGAACAATTCGATGAGCGGGTGGAGCGCGGTCGGCGGGCTGGTGCGCAACCCCTATGCGCTCGATCGTTCGGCGTGCGGATCGTCGAGCGGCTCGGGCGCGGCGGTGGCGGCGAGCCTCGCGGCGGTGGCCGTGGGAACCGAGACCGACGGATCGGTGGTGTGCCCTGCCGCGATGAACGGGCTGGTCGGGTTGAAGCCTACGCTGGGGCTGGTCAGCCGGACGCATGTCGTGCCGATCAGCCATAGCCAGGACACGCCGGGACCGATGGCGCGGAGCGTTAAGGATGCGGCGATCCTGTTCTCGGCGATCGTGGGCAGCGATCCCAGGGATGCGGCTACCGCTGAGGCCGATCGTTATCGCAAGGATTTTGCCGCCGGACTGTCGGCGGATGCGCTCAAGGGGATGCGCGTCGGATATTGGAAGCCCGAGATGGACGGCGATCTCGCCGCGCGGTTCGACAGGGCGCTGGATGAGCTGCGCGCGGCGGGGGCGGTGCTGGTCGAAGTGAAGATGCCCGAGCTCAAGGGGCTGGGCGATGCCGAGGGCGAAGTGCTCTACACCGAGCTCAAGGACGATCTGGCCGCCTATCTCGCGACGACCTCGGCCAAGGTGCGGACGCTGGCCGACGTGATTGCGTTCAACGAGGCGAACAAGGCGGCCGAGATGCCGTTCTTCGGGCAGGAGAGTTTCCTCAAGGCCGAGAAGACGCGCGGGACCGGGGACCCGGAGTATCTCGGTGCGCGGGCGAAGTCGCTGCGGCTGGCGGGGGTCGAGGGGATCGATGCGATGCTCAAGGCGGGCAATGTCCAGCTATTGGTGACGCCGACCTATGGCACGCCGTGGCTGAGCGATCCGGCGCATGGCGACCAGTTCACCGGGCCATCGGCGAGCCAGTTGCCGGCGGTGTCGGGCTATCCGCATCTGACCGTGCCGATGGGGCTGGTCGATGGGCTGCCGGCGGGGCTGTCGTTCATCGGCACGGCGTATTCGGACGGCCTGCTGCTCCACGCGGGCTATGCGTATGAGCAGGCGACCAAGGCGCGGGTCGCGCCGCGTTATCTTCCGACGGTGGCGGTGGATCTGGGGTCGCAGCGGCCGCGATAA
- a CDS encoding GNAT family N-acetyltransferase yields MTKPMPLDAFTRLPPMLAADCVDGLAASIDAVAARAAPTHRFLRYGWFAAALQAYGGAARTLTVTREGEAVVALPMVRTGPGLLGLASVPGCYWPFRSFPVREDAGVEVGETLLARLACEANALRLGPVYDGDPGLELLKAAAAAKGWAVLDRFVADSFLLDIAALQAEGIWPRNSTLRKNRFHEKHLGGHGELDWNFVSGADWDDAAFDALAEVERKSWIAARTDGSDAKFTAEGHGGFWRAASADPVVAEMLWAAVLRVDGAPAAFSFDLNAGALKYAIANSYDPAFGKHSPGKLLYYRNLVRGIEDGIATVDWGAGDSGYKQVIGAERGPAIRDWLFVRPGLPALAGRMLRGAWRRSGHKQPPVTPAEGPGSTGPHTTD; encoded by the coding sequence ATGACCAAGCCGATGCCGCTCGATGCGTTCACCCGCCTGCCGCCGATGCTCGCCGCCGATTGCGTCGACGGGCTGGCCGCGAGCATCGATGCCGTGGCTGCGCGCGCGGCGCCAACCCACCGCTTCCTGCGCTATGGCTGGTTTGCCGCGGCGCTGCAGGCCTATGGCGGCGCGGCGCGGACCTTGACCGTCACCCGCGAGGGCGAGGCAGTTGTCGCGCTGCCGATGGTGCGGACCGGGCCGGGCTTGCTCGGGCTGGCAAGCGTGCCGGGATGCTATTGGCCGTTCCGCAGCTTTCCGGTGCGCGAGGATGCCGGAGTCGAAGTCGGCGAGACATTGCTGGCGCGGCTGGCGTGCGAGGCGAATGCGCTGCGGCTTGGGCCGGTCTATGATGGCGATCCGGGGCTGGAGCTGCTCAAGGCCGCCGCGGCCGCCAAGGGCTGGGCGGTGCTCGACCGCTTCGTCGCCGACAGCTTCCTGCTCGATATCGCCGCGCTCCAGGCCGAAGGCATCTGGCCGCGCAATTCGACGCTGCGGAAGAACCGGTTCCACGAGAAGCATCTCGGCGGGCATGGCGAACTCGACTGGAATTTCGTCTCGGGCGCGGATTGGGACGACGCTGCGTTCGATGCGCTGGCGGAGGTCGAGCGCAAGAGCTGGATCGCGGCGCGAACCGACGGTTCGGACGCCAAGTTCACCGCGGAAGGACATGGCGGCTTCTGGCGTGCGGCGTCGGCGGACCCGGTGGTCGCCGAGATGCTGTGGGCGGCGGTGCTGCGCGTCGATGGCGCGCCGGCGGCGTTCTCGTTCGATCTCAATGCCGGCGCGCTGAAATACGCGATCGCCAACAGCTATGATCCGGCGTTCGGCAAGCATTCGCCGGGGAAGCTGCTTTATTACCGCAACTTGGTCCGCGGGATCGAGGACGGCATCGCGACCGTCGACTGGGGCGCGGGCGACAGCGGCTACAAGCAGGTCATCGGCGCCGAACGCGGCCCGGCGATCCGCGACTGGCTGTTCGTTCGGCCGGGGCTGCCGGCGCTTGCCGGAAGGATGCTGCGCGGGGCGTGGCGGCGCAGCGGGCACAAGCAGCCCCCCGTCACCCCGGCCGAAGGGCCGGGGTCCACCGGACCTCACACGACAGACTAG
- a CDS encoding DUF4345 domain-containing protein: MSPAAEKRLLQGVMAVTLLLPLTAAIAGVTGGPRFLGHPPVIPTDLDSHFRYISGLFLGMLLLFASCIPAVERKGPRLRLLAAMVILGGLFRLLSLFLVGVPSLGHRIGLGIELIEVPLILLWQMRVARRLGKSD, translated from the coding sequence GTGAGCCCCGCCGCCGAGAAGCGCCTGCTCCAGGGCGTGATGGCGGTGACCTTGCTGCTGCCGCTCACCGCCGCGATCGCCGGCGTCACCGGCGGCCCGCGCTTCCTCGGCCATCCGCCGGTCATCCCCACCGATCTCGACAGCCATTTCCGCTACATATCGGGGCTGTTCCTCGGCATGCTGCTGCTGTTCGCGTCGTGCATCCCCGCGGTCGAACGCAAGGGACCGCGGCTGCGCCTGCTCGCCGCGATGGTGATCCTCGGCGGGCTGTTCCGTCTGCTCTCCCTGTTCCTTGTCGGCGTGCCGTCGCTAGGCCACCGCATCGGGCTCGGCATCGAGTTGATCGAAGTCCCGCTGATCCTGTTGTGGCAGATGCGCGTGGCGCGACGGCTGGGAAAGTCCGACTAA
- the msrA gene encoding peptide-methionine (S)-S-oxide reductase MsrA translates to MTVETATLAGGCFWCTEAVFNDVIGVSKVESGYIGGSVPNPTYKQVCGGDTGHAEAIRVTYDTDQISTGDLLDIFLATHDPTQFNRQGNDVGTQYRSAIFPHSEEQKAEAEAAIARASADWPAPIVTTIEPLSDWYPAEDYHQEYWQGEGQRNPYCLAVIPPKLRKLRKSFAAKLKEGAAA, encoded by the coding sequence ATGACAGTCGAAACCGCGACGCTCGCCGGCGGATGCTTCTGGTGCACCGAGGCGGTGTTCAACGACGTGATCGGAGTCAGCAAGGTAGAGAGCGGCTATATCGGCGGCAGCGTGCCCAACCCGACCTACAAGCAGGTATGCGGTGGCGACACCGGCCATGCCGAGGCGATCCGCGTGACCTACGACACCGATCAGATCAGCACCGGCGACCTGCTCGACATCTTCCTCGCCACGCACGACCCGACCCAGTTCAACCGCCAGGGCAACGATGTCGGCACGCAATACCGCTCGGCGATCTTCCCGCATTCGGAGGAGCAAAAGGCCGAGGCCGAAGCCGCGATCGCGCGCGCATCGGCGGACTGGCCGGCACCGATCGTCACCACGATCGAGCCGCTGTCGGACTGGTATCCCGCCGAGGACTATCACCAGGAATATTGGCAGGGCGAAGGCCAGCGGAACCCGTATTGCCTCGCAGTGATCCCGCCCAAGCTGCGCAAGCTGCGCAAGAGCTTCGCCGCCAAGCTCAAGGAAGGCGCCGCGGCTTAA